CAGGGTCAAGGTTATGTCGGGCAAGCGCTCGGCTTTGCAGACGTTCTTGCCACGACCTATTTTCACGCTATTAAAAACCGCCCGGAAGACCCGCTTTGGGAAGGCCGTGATCGTGTTTATCTTTCCATCGGTCACTATGCGATTGCCCTTTATGCGGCCTTAATCGAAGCCGGCGTTCTTCCAGAAGAAGAACTGGAGACTTACGGGTCTGATGACAGCCGTTTGCCCATGTCTGGAATGGCAGCCTATACCCCCGGTATGGAAATCACCGGTGGCTCCCTTGGTCACGGCCTTGGTATTGCCGTTGGTGCCTGCATGGGTCTCAAGCTGAAAAAGGCTGATAACTTTATTTACAACCTGCTTTCTGATGGTGAACTTGGTGAAGGTTCCACTTGGGAAGCGGCCATGGCAGCCAGCCACCACAAACTGGATAATCTGATTGCCATTGTTGATTTCAATAACCTGCAAGCTGATGGTGCCTCAACTGAGATCATGAGTTCCGAACCAGTTGACGCGAAATTTGAATCCTTTGGCTGGTATACACAGCGTGTGGACGGCAATGACATGGAGGCCCTTGTTCAGGCTTTCGATAATGCCCGTAACCACACGGAAGAAAAACCCCGTGTCATCATTTGCGATACCCTGGTGGGTAAAGGTGTTCCGTTCCTGGAGCAACGCGACAAAAACCACTTTATCCGTGTTGAAGCGGATGAATGGCAACTCGCACTTGAAGCACTTGATAACGGGAGAGCAAACCAATGAAATTCGATAAATGGACACCACGGCTACCAGACCCAAGCAAGCCGAAACTAAAAACATCTGCAATGATTGCCTCATTGGGGGCTGAAGGTCTGGAAACAGTTTCTGCACCATTTGGGCATGCCCTGAATGAAGTGGCTGCAAAGAATGACAAAGTTGTCGGCATGACCGCTGACCTTGGCAAATATACAGACCTGCATATTTTTGCACAGAAAAACCCTGATCGCTATTTCCAGATGGGCATGGCAGAACAGAACCTGATGATGAGTGCCGCCGGTATGGCGCGTGAAGGATTTCAGGTTTGGGCAACCACTTATGCGGTGTTTGCGTCTCGTCGTGCCTATGACTTTATTTGTCTGGCCATTGCCGAAGAAGATCTGGATGTCAAAATCGTCTGTGCCCTCCCCGGCCTGACAACAGGTTACGGCCCAAGCCACCAGGCTTCTGAAGATATTGCCATGTTCCGTGGCTGTCCAAACCTGACCATCATTGATCCATGTGATGCAACCGATGTCATGCAGGCAACACATGCTATTGCTGAACATCGCGGCCCGGTCTATATGCGCCTGCCACGTGGTAAAGTGCCAAATGTTCTGGGTGAGTATGATTATGAATTCAAACTCGGCAAAGCCCAAGTGGTTCGCGGTGGTAATGATGTGCTGTTTATTTCAACCGGCCTAATGACCATGCGGACACTGGATGCGGCAAAAGAACTTGCAAAAGATAATGTCGATTGCGCTGTTCTTCACGTACCGACCATCAAGCCGCTGGATACAGACACGATCATTAAAGAAGCCCAGCAATCAGGGCGCATGGTTGTGGTGGCAGAAAACCACACGGTCAATGGTGGCCTGGGCGAAGCTGTTGCTCGCACGTTGCTTGAAAACGATCTGGCACCGAAGTTCCGTCATATCGGTCTTCCTGATGAGTTCCTCGGGGCTGGTGCCCTGCCGACACTGCATGATCAGTATGGTTTATCTACCGACAAGGTATGTCAGCAAGTTAAAGGCTGGTTAGGCTAAAAGGAGCAATAGGATGAAAGTAGGATTTATCGGTCTTGGCGCCATGGGAATGGGCATGGCGCAAAATATTCTGAAAGCCGGTCACGAGGTCACAGGTTTCGATATTTCAGATGTTGCCCGTCAGGCATTAGATGAAATTGGCGGCACAGGTGTCGCTGATGCACAGGATGCGGCCAAAAATGCAGACCTCCTTGTTGTGATGGTGGTCAATGCTTCTCAGGCTAGAAACGTATTGTTTGAACGCGGGGCAGCTGATGCCCTGCCCACAGGCAGTATTGTCCTGATGTGCCCAACGATTGAGCCAGAAGATGCACGTGATATCGGCCACCAACTGGAAGAAAAGGGCCTTCGCGTTCTAGACTCCCCGGTCAGCGGAGGCAAAACTGGTGCTGATTCTGGCGGATTAAGCCTGATGCTTTCCGGCACAACAGAAACATTGGAAGAGGCACGCCCCGTATTGGATGCCATCTCCAACAAAATCTACCATGTGGGTGAAGAAGTCGGGCTTGGGTCAACTTATAAAGTCGTTCATCAGCTTGCAGCAGGTGCGCACCTTGCTATCATGGGTGAACTCATGACTTTTGGTGTTCGTGCAGGCTGTAAAGCAGAAACACTTTATGAGATCGTCAGCAATTCTGCGGGTTCTTCGTGGATGTTTAATGATCGTGTGCCCTATCTGCTGAAAAACGATTATGCCCCGCGTAGCGCCATTGATATTTTTGTTAAAGACATGAGCCTTGTTTTGAAAACAGGTGAAAATGTCCGCATGCCCCTGCCCATGGCGGCGGCTGCCCAACAACTGTTTCTGGCGGCATCGGGTTCTGGCTATGGCCGTTTAAATGACGCTGCTGTCGTAAAAGTTTATGAAGACCTGACTGGCGCAAATGTCGCTGAAAACAAGTCTGGTAGAGAAGACTAAAAAGGAGATTTTTTGATGCGTATTGTTTTTTTGGATCGCGCAACAATTGGCCCAAGTGTGGAAGTCATCCGCCCCAAATTTGACCATGACTGGGTAGAATATGACCGCACAAACCCTGAACAGGTGGCCGAACGAATTGCAGAAGCCGATATTGTCATCACCAACAAGGCCCCCATCGGCCCAAAGGAATTGGAAGCAGCCCCGCGACTGAAAATGATTTCCGTTGCTGCAACGGGCTATGACGTTATTAATGTGGATGCCTGTAAGGCACGCAATGTCATCGTTTCCAACGTTCGTGGCTATGCGATCAACACAGTTCCAGAACATGCCTTCTCCCTTATCTTATCCCTGCGTCGTTCTGTTTCGGCCTATCATCAGGATGTCATGAAAGGTGAATGGCAAAAAGCAGCTCAATTCTGTTTCTTCAACCACCCGATTGACGATCTGCGCAACAGTCGCCTTGGTGTGATTGGTGAAGGTGTCATCGGCCAATCCGTTGCCAATATCGCGAAAAACGGCTTCGGTATGGAAGTTGTCTTTCTCGATCATGATTACGTCAGTGATGAAGCCCGTGCCAAAGACACATTTGTTTCCATGGACGAACTGCTGGAAACATCCGATGTGATTTCCCTGCACTGTCCGCTGATGCCTGCAACGGCTGGCATGTTTGGCCTTGAGCAATTCAAGAAGATGAAGTCCTCAGCCATTCTGGTCAATACATCACGCGGTGGACTGGTTCAGGAAGAAGCGCTGGTAACAGCCCTTCAGGAAGGAATGATCGGTGGTGCTGGTATTGATGTTCTGGCAGTGGAACCCCCTGCAGATGATCACCCCTATTTTGGCCTGATGGATCAGCCGAACTTTATTCTGACACCACATGTTGCCTGGGCGAGTAAAGAAGCCATGCAGACCCTGTGGAATCAGGTTATTGAACATGTTGAAAACTTCGAAAAAGGAAGCCCTTCAAATGTCCTCTGACAACAAAGAGCTTCTCCATCGCCTGTTTCGGGCAGCCGTTTCCTCGGCTGTCCCGGATCAAGTCATCAAGCAGCACCTTCCAGAACCGCCCAAAGGGCGCACCATCGTACTGGGGGCTGGTAAAGCCTCTGCGGCGATGGCACGGGCCTTTGAACAGGCATGGGAACACCCACTGGAAGGGCTGGTTGTTACCCGCTATGGCTATGAAGTCCCCTGTGACCATATTGAAATCATTCAGGCATCACACCCCGTACCGGATGAAGCCAGCGAAATCGCAGCCACCCGCATTCTGGAATATGCAGAAACGGCAGGGCCTGATGATCTGGTCATTTTCCTGATCTCTGGTGGCGGGTCTGCATTGCTGGTAAAACCCGCAGGCCCTCTTACACTTGAGGATAAGCAGGATATCAATCAACAATTGCTCAGCTGTGGGGCAACGATTGATGAAATGAACTGTGTACGCAAACATCTCTCTGCCATTAAGGGCGGACGTCTGGCTCAAGCAGCCGCACCGGCTAAAGTCGTTACCTTAACCATTTCTGATGTTCCCGGTGATGACCCCGCAGTCATTGCGTCTGGACCAACAGTTCCGGACCCAACAACGCGTCAAGATGCCTTGGCATTGTTGGAACGTTATGACATCCAATTGCCCGACCACGTTATGAACTGGTTGCAAGATGATGCCTGCGAAACACCGAAAGAAAACGACCCTGCCTTTCAAAATGTCGACCTCCGTATGGTCGCGACCCCACAAATGGCCTTGCTGGCTGCTGCCAAAGAACTCAATGCCTTTTCAGCGACCCCATACATTCTTGGGGATTCGATCGAAGGTGAAGCTCGTGATGTAGCACTGGTTCATGCCGGGATTGCCAAACAAGTCGTCAAATGGGACCAGCCTTTTGAAGTGCCCTGCGTGCTGTTATCTGGTGGCGAAACCACTGTAACCCTGCGCGGTCAAGGTCGAGGCGGGCGAAATGTTGAATTCCTGCTGGCCCTGGCAATCGCCCTGGATGGTCAAAAAGGTGTCTATGCTATTGCTGGTGATACAGATGGTGTGGACGGCGCAGAAGAAATCGCCGGAGCCATTATTACGCCCGATACATTGGAACGCGCACGCGCCCTGGGGTTAAACCCGCAGGCTGAACTGGATAACAACAATGCCCATGAATTCTTTGAAAAACTTGGTGATCAGGTCATTACAGGGCCGACACTGACCAATGTGAACGATTTCCGCGCCATCCTAATAGAAAAATAATAACGGCGCTTGGGAGGGGAAGAATAAATCATGAAACTGAAGTTTAAAGTGCCCATTGTGGCCGTGCTATTTTGCGCTATTTCATGCGTGAGTGTCGGAACGCTTTCTTACATTCAAAGTAAGGATGCCATGGAAGTCAGCACCCTGAAACGGCTTCAAGATATTGCTTTTACAAAAGCAAGAGAACTGAAACGAAATATGGAAGAGGCAAGAAGCAGCCTTAATGGCCTTGCCGGTACGGTTGCCAGTTTCAGGGCCATTGAAGCCCTGCAAATGGCCTATTCCGTTGACCAGAAACAAGAGATTCAGAAAATTTATGCTGACCCTGCCAAAAAACCGAAAGAAAGGGCTGCAATATCAGGGACAGGTCTGAAAGACATGTATTCCTGGCGCCATAGCGGCTTGCATTCAACATTTGAGGTCGCCTGGCGAACAGCTGAATTATCGGATATCTACATTGTCTCTGCACAGGGTGAATTCATTTACTCTGTCACGAAGTCCGATGCCTTTCTCAAAACGCTTGATGATTTAGCCGACACACCCCTTGCAAAAATCGCCAAGGATGCCTTTAAGCTTAAGCAGAATGAAGCGACTTTTGTCAATTTCACCCCGTATGACAGCGGCTATGACAAGGTTTCTGCTTTTTGGGCACAACCTGTTTATCCTCAGTTTATAAACAAGAACACCAAGCCAATCGCCGTTGTTATTTACAGGATGTCCTCAGCACAGGTTTCTAAAATGCTGAGTGATAAGGAAGATGACGGTAGCCTGCAGGATAATTTTCTGATCGCCAGTGATGGGAAGTTACGGTCTAACCGGCTCAAAAAGGATGGCCCCCTTGCCCTTTCTTATAAGCTCGAAGACAACCTTGTTAAGGAAATGACGGAGCAGAAGAAAGGCAACCTGACGTTCAACGTCCCAACAGGCAAGGAAATTGCAGCTTACGAAGGTTTTATTGCTGAAAACATCCCTTACTTTGTCATTGCTGCGCAGACAGAAGAACAAGCCCTGGCTGCTATTCATAAAATGGGAAGGTCCATATTGCTGGTCGGCCTGTTCTCCATGCTGGTTATTGCAATCACAATGGTATACCTCGGCCTGCGCCTGACCCGCCCGATTGAAGCATTGGCAGGTGCTGTCGACCAACTGGCACACAATGATTTTAGTATTGAAGTCCCTGGTGTTGATCGCGCAGATGAAATTGCCGATATCGCAAAATCAATTGATGTCTTTAAAGAAAATTCAATCCGGATGCGTCAGCTGGAAACGGAACATGAAGAAGCGGAAAAAAGAACAGCCCTTGAGAAAAAGCAGTTAATGGATGAACTTGCCGGTAAATTTGAACAAGAAGTCGGCTCCCTGATTAAAAGCTTATCAGCACAGGTTGGAAATGTACGCGATCAGGTCGAAGACATTTCCAGTCAGGCAGATAAAATTCAGTCCGAAGCGCAAGTGGTTAATCAGGTTTCTGATCATTCCAGCACCAGTGTAGATGCGGTTTCTGCTGCAACTGAGGAACTGGTCGCCACCGTTCAGGAAATCGGCCATCAAATTTCACGAACAAGTGAAGCCTCTCAAAAAGCAAGTCTGGAAGCCCAGCGTGGTGAAGAACAAGTCAAGGCACTGGCAAATATGGCCTCAGAAGTTGGCAATGTCATTATCCTCATTCAGGATATTGCAGAACAGACAAACCTTCTGGCCCTGAACGCCACAATTGAAGCTCAACGTGCCGGTGAGGCAGGCAAAGGCTTTGCCGTCGTTGCCTCTGAAGTGAAGAAACTTGCCAGTCAAACCGCAGATGCAACAGATGGTATTCGAAAAAATATCACCAAAATTCAACAAGCCAGTGACGATGTTGTCGGTGTGATCAGCTTGATATCAAAAACGGTTCAATCCCTGGATGAAATGAATGCAACTGTGGCTTCCGCTATTGAAGAACAGGCCGCCACAACGCAAGAAATTTCACGCAATACACAAGAGACTGCAACCAGCGCCCAACAAGTCTCAGACGGTATGTCACAAGTGACCTTAGCCTCTGAAAAAACAGCCAAAAATGTTGGAAACGTATTGGGCCGCTGTGGTGATCTCACAGACTCAACTGCCGTGCTGGAACGTGAAGTTTCCAGTTTTGTCGAACGTGTTCGCGCAAGCTAAAAACAGGACCTAGCGTCCAATTGAGGAGAGTAAAAATGTTTGCCGTACTGGTAGATTTTATCATTGCAGATGGCATGGAAGACAAATTCCATGATGCAATTCAGGCCCATGCAAAGAATTCGCGTGAAAAAGAAACCGGATGCCTTCTTTTTGATGCCTGCGTCAATCCTGAAAGCCCACATGAAGTCTTTTTATATGAGCTTTATACAGATGAGGCCGCCTTTAAGGCCCATCAGGCTTCCGAACATTTTGCCCAATTTGAAGAACGCGCGGGTGCCTGGATCACCTCTAAAACTGTACGTCTATTTACGAAGCTGGAGAGCTGAGACATGAGCAATTTATCGTCTAAACAAGTTAAAATCGTTGCCACCCTTGGACCGTCGTCTTCCTCTGTTGAAAAGATTTTGGACCTTGCAAAGGCGGGGGCCAATGTCTTTCGTCTCAATTTCTCACATGGCGACTATGAAGAACACGCAGCACGCATTGAGGCTGTTCGTCAGGCTGAAAAAGAACTTGGTCGGCCTTTGGGCTTATTCATGGACTTGCAAGGCCCAAAGTTTCGCCTTGGGACTTTTGGAGATAAGAAAGTCCACTTAAAAGCAGGTGATGTTTTCCGCTTTGATCTGTGTGATGAGCCGGGGACAACAGAACGTGTTTACCTCCCCCACCCTGAAATTATTCACGCCTTGTCCGTCGGCAACCGCCTGCTGATTGACGATGGGAAAATGATTATGGAAGTCACTGAAATCGGTGATGGATACGTTATGACACGTGCACAGGTCGATGGCTATTTATCAGACAGAAAAGGTGTCAGCCTTCCAGATGCTGAGATCAAGGTATCAGCCATGACAGACAAGGATAAACGAGATCTGGCCTTTGGTTTGGAGCAAGGCATTGGAAGTGTCGCGCTTTCTTTTGTTCAACGCCCCGAAGACCTGCAAGAACTCAGAGAAATTGCAAAAAAAAGAATACAGGTTATCGCCAAAATCGAAAAACCAAATGCGGTTGACCACCTGGCCTCCATTATTGAAGAAACCGATGCCGTCATGGTTGCCCGTGGTGATCTTGGGGTTGAGCTTCCCCCGGAAAAAGTCCCGGCTATTCAGAAAAAAATCATCTCCTATGCCCGAAACCGTGGTCGTCCTGTCATTGTGGCAACACAAATGCTGGAAACCATGATCCATACCCCAACGCCAACACGGGCCGAAGCCTCTGACGTGGCAACAGCGGTGTACGATGGCGTGGATGCGGTCATGCTTTCCGCAGAAACCGCCGCCGGTGATTATCCGGTTGAGGCCGTATCCTTAATGTCGCGTATTATTCGTGAAGTCGAAGCGGATCCTTTACACCGTTCCCTAATGGATGCGTCGCGTAACAAAACAGAAAACACAAAAACAGATGCTATTAGTGCTGCGGCCCGTCAGGTCGCCTCAACCATCGAGGCAAAGGCCGTCATTTGTTATTCCACCTCAGGAAAAACCGCATTAAGGGCTGCACGCGAACGCCCGGAAGCCCCTGTCATCGCCCTCACCCACGACACACAGATTGCAAGATCACTTTGTCTGGGATGGGGCATTTCAGCAATCGTCTGTAACGATGCAACCGATGTGCGCGAAATGGTCCAGATCGCCCTTAAGGTCGTTCAGGATAAAGGGTTTGTTGAAACAGGCGATAGCGTTGTCATCACCGCTGGTGTCCCCTTTGGTAGTGCAGGTACAACCAATATTTTACGTATTGCCGAGGTTGAGTAAAAAACTTGAAATTCAGCAAGAACCTCTGGTCATCTAGCTCCAGAACTCTTGCTGGAATGCCCCTGTGTCAGGATATCCGGTGCCTCCTCATCCTGACACAGGGTCCCTCATAAAAATTCTTTCAATGTCAAATTGCGTGCGTGGAAGGGCGATATGGCATTGATTGAAATCCGGGGGGAAGAATGTTTGAGCCTTCCCCCTGGAGCCCTAATTAAAATGGCTTTCAGGCCATTTTAACCGCTTAGCTCCCTGTGTTGTATCGTCTCCCTAGAACCGAGAACACAGGCAACTTGCCCCTCGGGCTTGACCCGTGATCCCGAGGGGCCTTTTTTTTATTCAACACGACACCCTAATTCAGATAATCATCTGTTGTGCGGGGTTTGGGGCGTTGGCCAAAGTCAAACGGATCGCGTTGTTTTGCTATAGCGCTCACTCGACAATCTTCACATTTACGCAAGTTATCCAGCATTTCCGGATTTGAGAACTGGGGCATATTGGATAGTTTGTCCACTACTTTATCGACAGAACTTTGCGTGCCAAATGTTTTCCCACATTCCGGGCAAACGGCTGGCTGATCTTCCTTCAAGACCGCAGGGCTTGCCGCCATCTTAT
This sequence is a window from Terasakiella sp. SH-1. Protein-coding genes within it:
- the pyk gene encoding pyruvate kinase, whose protein sequence is MSNLSSKQVKIVATLGPSSSSVEKILDLAKAGANVFRLNFSHGDYEEHAARIEAVRQAEKELGRPLGLFMDLQGPKFRLGTFGDKKVHLKAGDVFRFDLCDEPGTTERVYLPHPEIIHALSVGNRLLIDDGKMIMEVTEIGDGYVMTRAQVDGYLSDRKGVSLPDAEIKVSAMTDKDKRDLAFGLEQGIGSVALSFVQRPEDLQELREIAKKRIQVIAKIEKPNAVDHLASIIEETDAVMVARGDLGVELPPEKVPAIQKKIISYARNRGRPVIVATQMLETMIHTPTPTRAEASDVATAVYDGVDAVMLSAETAAGDYPVEAVSLMSRIIREVEADPLHRSLMDASRNKTENTKTDAISAAARQVASTIEAKAVICYSTSGKTALRAARERPEAPVIALTHDTQIARSLCLGWGISAIVCNDATDVREMVQIALKVVQDKGFVETGDSVVITAGVPFGSAGTTNILRIAEVE
- a CDS encoding transketolase, yielding MSSSQTSHPSNVSLEERAYNIRRYALRMGEVQGQGYVGQALGFADVLATTYFHAIKNRPEDPLWEGRDRVYLSIGHYAIALYAALIEAGVLPEEELETYGSDDSRLPMSGMAAYTPGMEITGGSLGHGLGIAVGACMGLKLKKADNFIYNLLSDGELGEGSTWEAAMAASHHKLDNLIAIVDFNNLQADGASTEIMSSEPVDAKFESFGWYTQRVDGNDMEALVQAFDNARNHTEEKPRVIICDTLVGKGVPFLEQRDKNHFIRVEADEWQLALEALDNGRANQ
- a CDS encoding transketolase family protein, which gives rise to MKFDKWTPRLPDPSKPKLKTSAMIASLGAEGLETVSAPFGHALNEVAAKNDKVVGMTADLGKYTDLHIFAQKNPDRYFQMGMAEQNLMMSAAGMAREGFQVWATTYAVFASRRAYDFICLAIAEEDLDVKIVCALPGLTTGYGPSHQASEDIAMFRGCPNLTIIDPCDATDVMQATHAIAEHRGPVYMRLPRGKVPNVLGEYDYEFKLGKAQVVRGGNDVLFISTGLMTMRTLDAAKELAKDNVDCAVLHVPTIKPLDTDTIIKEAQQSGRMVVVAENHTVNGGLGEAVARTLLENDLAPKFRHIGLPDEFLGAGALPTLHDQYGLSTDKVCQQVKGWLG
- the ltnD gene encoding L-threonate dehydrogenase, producing the protein MKVGFIGLGAMGMGMAQNILKAGHEVTGFDISDVARQALDEIGGTGVADAQDAAKNADLLVVMVVNASQARNVLFERGAADALPTGSIVLMCPTIEPEDARDIGHQLEEKGLRVLDSPVSGGKTGADSGGLSLMLSGTTETLEEARPVLDAISNKIYHVGEEVGLGSTYKVVHQLAAGAHLAIMGELMTFGVRAGCKAETLYEIVSNSAGSSWMFNDRVPYLLKNDYAPRSAIDIFVKDMSLVLKTGENVRMPLPMAAAAQQLFLAASGSGYGRLNDAAVVKVYEDLTGANVAENKSGRED
- a CDS encoding glycerate kinase; translation: MSSDNKELLHRLFRAAVSSAVPDQVIKQHLPEPPKGRTIVLGAGKASAAMARAFEQAWEHPLEGLVVTRYGYEVPCDHIEIIQASHPVPDEASEIAATRILEYAETAGPDDLVIFLISGGGSALLVKPAGPLTLEDKQDINQQLLSCGATIDEMNCVRKHLSAIKGGRLAQAAAPAKVVTLTISDVPGDDPAVIASGPTVPDPTTRQDALALLERYDIQLPDHVMNWLQDDACETPKENDPAFQNVDLRMVATPQMALLAAAKELNAFSATPYILGDSIEGEARDVALVHAGIAKQVVKWDQPFEVPCVLLSGGETTVTLRGQGRGGRNVEFLLALAIALDGQKGVYAIAGDTDGVDGAEEIAGAIITPDTLERARALGLNPQAELDNNNAHEFFEKLGDQVITGPTLTNVNDFRAILIEK
- a CDS encoding D-2-hydroxyacid dehydrogenase; protein product: MRIVFLDRATIGPSVEVIRPKFDHDWVEYDRTNPEQVAERIAEADIVITNKAPIGPKELEAAPRLKMISVAATGYDVINVDACKARNVIVSNVRGYAINTVPEHAFSLILSLRRSVSAYHQDVMKGEWQKAAQFCFFNHPIDDLRNSRLGVIGEGVIGQSVANIAKNGFGMEVVFLDHDYVSDEARAKDTFVSMDELLETSDVISLHCPLMPATAGMFGLEQFKKMKSSAILVNTSRGGLVQEEALVTALQEGMIGGAGIDVLAVEPPADDHPYFGLMDQPNFILTPHVAWASKEAMQTLWNQVIEHVENFEKGSPSNVL
- a CDS encoding putative quinol monooxygenase; this translates as MFAVLVDFIIADGMEDKFHDAIQAHAKNSREKETGCLLFDACVNPESPHEVFLYELYTDEAAFKAHQASEHFAQFEERAGAWITSKTVRLFTKLES
- a CDS encoding methyl-accepting chemotaxis protein; the protein is MKLKFKVPIVAVLFCAISCVSVGTLSYIQSKDAMEVSTLKRLQDIAFTKARELKRNMEEARSSLNGLAGTVASFRAIEALQMAYSVDQKQEIQKIYADPAKKPKERAAISGTGLKDMYSWRHSGLHSTFEVAWRTAELSDIYIVSAQGEFIYSVTKSDAFLKTLDDLADTPLAKIAKDAFKLKQNEATFVNFTPYDSGYDKVSAFWAQPVYPQFINKNTKPIAVVIYRMSSAQVSKMLSDKEDDGSLQDNFLIASDGKLRSNRLKKDGPLALSYKLEDNLVKEMTEQKKGNLTFNVPTGKEIAAYEGFIAENIPYFVIAAQTEEQALAAIHKMGRSILLVGLFSMLVIAITMVYLGLRLTRPIEALAGAVDQLAHNDFSIEVPGVDRADEIADIAKSIDVFKENSIRMRQLETEHEEAEKRTALEKKQLMDELAGKFEQEVGSLIKSLSAQVGNVRDQVEDISSQADKIQSEAQVVNQVSDHSSTSVDAVSAATEELVATVQEIGHQISRTSEASQKASLEAQRGEEQVKALANMASEVGNVIILIQDIAEQTNLLALNATIEAQRAGEAGKGFAVVASEVKKLASQTADATDGIRKNITKIQQASDDVVGVISLISKTVQSLDEMNATVASAIEEQAATTQEISRNTQETATSAQQVSDGMSQVTLASEKTAKNVGNVLGRCGDLTDSTAVLEREVSSFVERVRAS